The following proteins are co-located in the Solanum pennellii chromosome 1, SPENNV200 genome:
- the LOC107014113 gene encoding transcription factor bHLH148-like: MEPMVVEMSSTVISNPVTSSDRVISRRKKSKKSLRNQTQNSSKNNNNNSETPTNTTEWKTQAQQQVYSSKLLKALREVRISSPATAATTTSSVPAPKGGRAVREVADRVLAVTAKGRSRWSRAILTNRLKLKFMKKHAKRQKMAVSSTSRLPRKPRVGILKLKTKNLPAFQKKARVLGRLVPGCRKQPLPVILDEATDYIAALEMQIRAMSALADLLSGASSSTTAPLDQLSSSRPHPI, translated from the coding sequence ATGGAACCAATGGTTGTCGAGATGTCTTCAACGGTGATTTCGAATCCTGTAACGTCTTCTGACAGAGTAATATCAAGGagaaaaaagagtaagaaaagtTTGAGAAATCAAACTCAGAACagtagtaaaaataataataacaacagtGAAACTCCGACTAATACTACTGAATGGAAAACTCAAGCTCAACAACAAGTTTACTCTTCAAAGCTACTCAAAGCACTCCGTGAAGTGCGGATCAGTTCACCTGCGACGGCGGCGACGACGACTTCATCGGTGCCGGCGCCAAAAGGCGGTCGAGCCGTACGTGAAGTTGCTGACAGAGTCCTTGCCGTTACTGCTAAAGGACGATCCAGATGGAGCCGAGCTATACTTACGAATCGGCTAAAGCTCAAGTTCATGAAGAAACACGCCAAGCGGCAGAAAATGGCGGTTTCATCTACCAGCCGGTTACCTAGGAAGCCGAGAGTGGGGATTTTGAAGCTGAAAACAAAGAATTTGCCGGCTTTTCAGAAAAAGGCTAGAGTTTTAGGACGGCTTGTTCCTGGTTGCCGGAAACAACCGCTGCCGGTGATTCTAGATGAAGCTACTGATTACATAGCAGCTCTTGAGATGCAAATTCGAGCGATGAGTGCTCTAGCTGACCTCCTTTCTGGTGCTTCCTCAAGTACTACAGCTCCTCTTGATCAACTCAGCTCGAGTCGACCTCATCCTATTTGa